From the genome of Haloterrigena sp. KLK7, one region includes:
- a CDS encoding ABC transporter permease subunit, with amino-acid sequence MTATWRDVARKDFEDAVRSRLLWGLIAVFVAFLVMSLLSAEQLFPEPVTVDAALALSGVAMLAQLFVPGIALAVGYMAVVGERRSGSLRVLLSYPFSRGEIVVGKLAGRLLVTGAALLIGFAAASGLVVALYGVPDVTTFAGFVATGVLLGLTFTALAVGGSAAASTQGRARTLTIGSFVGMVFFWKPVVVGTYYAVTGSLPGIQAEPWYFLLKRLNPLEAYRVVVGAVLDERVDAVPEFPLEDVPATVSPETLELSNRLAGAVPFYLADWFSVVVLLAWGIVPVLAGYRLFEGADLG; translated from the coding sequence GTGACGGCCACCTGGCGGGACGTCGCCCGGAAGGACTTCGAGGACGCCGTCCGCTCGCGGCTGCTCTGGGGGCTCATCGCCGTCTTCGTCGCCTTCCTGGTGATGTCGCTGCTCTCGGCCGAACAGCTCTTTCCGGAGCCCGTGACCGTCGACGCCGCGCTGGCGCTGTCGGGCGTCGCGATGCTCGCACAGCTGTTCGTCCCGGGCATCGCGCTGGCCGTCGGCTACATGGCCGTGGTCGGCGAGCGCCGATCCGGGAGCCTGCGGGTGCTGCTGAGCTATCCGTTCTCGAGGGGGGAGATCGTGGTCGGCAAACTCGCCGGTCGACTGCTCGTCACCGGGGCGGCGCTACTGATCGGGTTCGCCGCGGCCAGCGGTCTCGTCGTGGCGCTGTACGGCGTTCCCGACGTGACGACGTTCGCCGGGTTCGTCGCGACCGGCGTCCTGCTCGGGCTGACGTTCACGGCCCTCGCGGTCGGCGGCTCGGCCGCCGCCTCGACGCAGGGACGGGCGCGGACGCTCACCATCGGCTCGTTCGTGGGGATGGTGTTCTTCTGGAAGCCGGTCGTCGTCGGGACCTATTATGCGGTCACGGGATCGCTCCCGGGGATTCAGGCCGAGCCCTGGTACTTCCTCCTGAAGCGGCTCAACCCGCTCGAGGCCTACCGCGTCGTCGTCGGTGCCGTCCTCGACGAGCGGGTGGACGCCGTTCCCGAGTTCCCGCTCGAGGACGTCCCCGCTACCGTCTCGCCCGAGACGCTCGAGCTCTCGAACCGGCTCGCGGGTGCGGTGCCGTTCTACCTCGCGGACTGGTTCTCAGTAGTCGTGTTGCTCGCGTGGGGGATCGTTCCCGTCCTCGCGGGCTACCGCCTGTTCGAGGGGGCAGATCTCGGCTGA
- a CDS encoding ABC transporter ATP-binding protein — translation MAAIQTNDLTKRFDDVVAVDGLDLRVREGEVFGFLGPNGAGKSTTIDVLLDYVRPTAGTATVLGVDVREESAAIRERIGVLPDGIDLYDRLTGRRHLEFAIEWADADDDPHAILDRVGLDDRDAARSVGDYSKGMQQRLALGMALVGDPDLLILDEPSSGLDPHGIRRMRDLVREEARNGTTVFFSSHVLGQVEAVCDRVGILSDGELVAVDTVEGLRKTVGAGSELRLRVTGGIDVGIGDIDGVESVRSADGIYRVACSDSRAKARVVTRLTDAGVDILDVDSAEASLEDVFTAYTTDGDVRDAETDDPVPVEEVAP, via the coding sequence ATGGCTGCGATCCAAACGAACGACCTGACCAAACGCTTCGACGACGTCGTGGCCGTCGACGGCCTCGACTTGCGCGTTCGGGAGGGGGAAGTGTTCGGCTTCCTCGGCCCGAACGGCGCCGGCAAGTCCACGACCATCGACGTGCTGTTGGACTACGTCCGCCCGACCGCGGGGACCGCGACGGTCCTCGGCGTGGACGTCCGCGAGGAGTCGGCGGCGATCCGGGAGCGCATCGGCGTGCTCCCCGACGGGATCGACCTCTACGACCGGTTGACCGGTCGGCGTCACCTCGAGTTCGCGATCGAGTGGGCCGACGCCGACGACGACCCTCACGCGATACTGGACCGCGTCGGACTCGACGACCGCGACGCGGCCCGGTCGGTCGGCGACTACTCGAAGGGCATGCAACAGCGGCTCGCGCTGGGGATGGCGCTGGTCGGCGATCCCGACCTGCTGATCCTCGACGAACCCTCCTCGGGGCTCGATCCCCACGGCATTCGCCGCATGCGGGATCTGGTCCGCGAGGAGGCTCGAAACGGGACGACGGTGTTCTTCTCGAGTCACGTCCTCGGCCAGGTCGAGGCGGTCTGCGACCGCGTCGGCATCCTGTCCGACGGCGAGTTGGTGGCCGTCGACACCGTCGAGGGGCTGCGGAAAACCGTCGGCGCCGGCTCGGAACTCCGCCTGCGCGTGACCGGCGGTATCGACGTCGGTATCGGCGATATCGACGGCGTCGAGTCGGTTCGGTCGGCGGACGGCATCTACCGGGTCGCCTGCTCGGACTCGCGCGCGAAAGCGCGGGTCGTCACCCGGCTGACCGACGCCGGCGTCGATATCCTCGACGTCGACTCCGCGGAAGCGTCGCTCGAGGACGTGTTCACGGCGTACACGACCGACGGCGACGTTCGCGACGCGGAGACGGACGACCCCGTACCCGTCGAGGAGGTGGCGCCGTGA
- a CDS encoding helix-turn-helix domain-containing protein: MREAHVTLTDPAFDRMGIAELVSLSREAGVLGFEELACHGTGAIVQVAVERPIDEERLSDLEYVDWWERVADADDDHRYVIAFTAPGLPQGLAERADDLIGTCEPDVTDRGATLSLVGSRETISETVAEYEAAGVSPDLRKFGTYDGRDHPLDELTDRQREAIGTAYEMGYYEVPRTVTSEDVAAELEVDSSTVAELLQRAERNLLEQHL; the protein is encoded by the coding sequence ATGAGGGAAGCCCACGTGACGCTCACCGATCCGGCGTTCGATCGGATGGGAATCGCGGAGCTGGTCTCGCTCAGTCGCGAGGCGGGGGTACTGGGATTCGAGGAACTCGCGTGTCACGGGACCGGAGCCATCGTGCAGGTCGCGGTCGAGAGACCGATCGACGAAGAGCGGCTGTCCGACCTCGAGTACGTCGACTGGTGGGAGCGAGTCGCCGACGCGGACGACGACCACCGCTACGTGATCGCGTTTACCGCACCGGGGCTCCCCCAAGGGCTCGCGGAGCGAGCGGACGACCTGATCGGGACCTGCGAGCCGGACGTGACCGATCGGGGCGCGACCCTGTCACTGGTCGGCTCACGGGAGACGATCTCCGAAACCGTCGCCGAGTACGAGGCCGCGGGCGTGTCGCCGGATCTCCGGAAGTTCGGGACCTACGACGGACGTGATCACCCGCTGGACGAACTGACCGACCGCCAGCGCGAGGCGATCGGAACCGCCTACGAGATGGGGTACTACGAGGTACCGCGGACGGTGACGAGCGAGGACGTCGCCGCCGAGCTCGAGGTCGATTCGTCGACGGTCGCCGAACTGCTCCAGCGAGCCGAGCGGAACCTGCTGGAACAGCACCTGTAG
- a CDS encoding AsnC family transcriptional regulator, giving the protein MRDLDETDMTILRLLGENARRPYSEIAERVGLSGPAVSDRVERLEDAGVIERFTVDVDQAQLRAGVPVFVRATVPAGTVEDCRAAVADADAVEHVFVTADGELWFYARAQVQRVREWLDGLLPDGDGVDYDVTLIDDAEWTPSLEGTQFALTCAECGNTVDSEGESTRIDGEVYHFCCPSCSSRFEGRYDRLEEGV; this is encoded by the coding sequence ATGCGCGACCTCGACGAGACCGACATGACGATCCTGCGGCTGCTGGGCGAGAACGCCCGTCGACCCTACAGCGAGATCGCCGAGCGAGTGGGGCTCTCCGGGCCGGCCGTCTCCGACCGCGTCGAGCGCCTCGAGGACGCGGGCGTCATCGAGCGGTTCACCGTCGACGTGGATCAGGCGCAGCTCCGGGCCGGCGTCCCGGTGTTCGTGCGGGCGACCGTCCCCGCGGGGACGGTCGAGGACTGCCGAGCGGCCGTCGCGGACGCCGACGCCGTCGAGCACGTGTTCGTCACCGCCGACGGCGAGCTCTGGTTCTACGCCCGCGCGCAGGTTCAGCGCGTCCGCGAGTGGCTCGACGGGCTGCTCCCCGACGGCGACGGCGTCGACTACGACGTGACGCTGATCGACGACGCGGAGTGGACGCCCTCGCTCGAGGGCACGCAGTTCGCGCTCACCTGCGCGGAGTGTGGCAACACCGTCGACAGCGAAGGGGAATCGACGAGAATCGACGGCGAGGTGTACCACTTCTGCTGTCCGTCCTGCTCGAGCCGGTTCGAAGGCCGATACGATCGGCTCGAGGAGGGCGTCTGA
- a CDS encoding heavy metal-associated domain-containing protein: protein MSQTITVEGMSCEHCEQTVEEALEGVEGVQSVDVDREAAQATVEGDAESRELVSAVDEAGYDASA from the coding sequence ATGAGCCAGACCATCACCGTCGAAGGCATGTCCTGCGAGCACTGCGAACAGACCGTCGAAGAGGCGCTCGAGGGCGTCGAAGGCGTGCAGTCGGTCGACGTCGACCGGGAGGCGGCGCAGGCCACCGTCGAGGGGGACGCGGAGAGCCGGGAACTCGTCAGCGCGGTCGACGAGGCCGGCTACGACGCGAGCGCGTGA
- the merB gene encoding organomercurial lyase: protein MTDDSGARGSGTDDRTREPDSTTDRWLSDVPVLETQLPSDLQTALGRLLGAEPVETLEEWIAAVRRRTGGGPIAVDDLCHAGEETAHWGELDGTRYRFRCFYDAVLLSALAERPVAIRTESPDGTVIEARAAGTTGLTTTPETAVFSFGVDDSVEPPSNGEPSHADVYAAVCPYVRAFPDREAYERWADSVSAATVAMPLEGATELAAALTD from the coding sequence ATGACGGACGATTCTGGTGCCCGTGGGAGCGGCACTGACGACCGGACGCGCGAACCGGACTCGACGACCGATCGATGGCTATCCGACGTCCCGGTTCTCGAGACACAGCTTCCCTCGGATCTGCAGACGGCGTTGGGACGACTCCTCGGTGCGGAACCCGTCGAAACGCTCGAGGAGTGGATCGCCGCGGTCCGTCGTCGGACCGGCGGCGGACCGATCGCGGTCGACGATCTGTGCCACGCCGGCGAGGAGACGGCTCACTGGGGCGAGCTCGACGGCACCCGCTACCGCTTCCGGTGTTTCTACGACGCCGTGCTGCTGTCCGCGCTCGCCGAGCGGCCGGTCGCGATTCGAACCGAGAGCCCGGACGGAACGGTGATCGAAGCGCGCGCCGCGGGGACCACGGGCCTGACGACCACTCCCGAAACGGCAGTGTTCTCGTTCGGCGTCGACGATAGCGTCGAACCGCCGTCGAACGGCGAGCCGTCGCACGCGGACGTCTACGCCGCGGTCTGTCCGTACGTCAGGGCGTTCCCGGACCGCGAGGCGTACGAGCGGTGGGCCGACTCCGTCTCGGCGGCGACCGTCGCGATGCCGCTCGAGGGCGCCACGGAACTGGCGGCCGCACTCACCGACTGA
- a CDS encoding amidohydrolase, protein MTTLAITGGQVLLPDITVTRADVLIDQDDGEILEIGDDLAGAADETLDAADSLVTPGFVNGHCHVAMTLLRGYADDKPLDAWLREDIWPVEAELTADTVRAGTELGLLEMIKSGTTSFADMYFFVPTIAETVADAGLRARLGHGVISVAKDADAAREDAREGLAVAEEIDGLADGRISSAFMPHSLTTVDGEYLEEFVPQARELGVPIHYHANETEDEVAPIVEEHGVRPLAYAAERGMVEDGDFVAHGVHVDESEIGLLAEAGTSVIHCPASNMKLASGMAPVQRMREAGVTVGIGTDGAASNNDLSMLDEARDAAMIGKLAAEDASAVPAEAVVEMMTQGSADAIGLDTGRLEEGSPADLAVIDLEKPHLTPRHDPVSHLAYAAAAADVRHTVCDGQVLMRDREVTTLDEGAVRSRASEAAETLVTAAEE, encoded by the coding sequence ATGACGACGCTGGCGATCACCGGCGGGCAGGTGCTGTTGCCCGATATCACGGTGACCCGAGCGGACGTACTGATCGATCAGGACGACGGCGAAATCCTCGAGATCGGCGACGATCTCGCGGGCGCGGCCGACGAGACCCTCGACGCCGCGGACTCGCTGGTCACGCCGGGGTTCGTCAACGGCCACTGTCACGTCGCGATGACCCTGCTCCGGGGCTACGCCGACGACAAGCCGCTGGACGCCTGGCTGCGGGAGGACATCTGGCCCGTCGAGGCCGAACTGACCGCCGACACCGTCCGCGCGGGGACCGAACTCGGCCTCCTCGAGATGATCAAGTCGGGGACGACCTCGTTCGCGGACATGTACTTCTTCGTGCCGACGATCGCCGAGACGGTCGCCGACGCGGGGCTGCGGGCCCGCCTCGGTCACGGCGTGATCTCCGTCGCCAAGGACGCGGACGCGGCCCGCGAGGACGCCCGCGAGGGCCTCGCGGTCGCCGAGGAGATCGACGGGCTGGCCGACGGCCGGATCTCGTCGGCGTTCATGCCCCACTCGCTGACGACCGTCGACGGCGAGTACTTAGAGGAGTTCGTGCCGCAGGCCCGCGAGCTCGGCGTCCCGATCCACTACCACGCCAACGAGACCGAAGACGAGGTGGCGCCGATCGTCGAGGAGCACGGCGTGCGGCCGCTGGCCTACGCCGCCGAGCGCGGGATGGTCGAAGACGGGGACTTCGTCGCCCACGGCGTCCACGTCGACGAGAGCGAGATCGGCCTGCTCGCGGAGGCCGGGACGAGCGTGATCCACTGCCCGGCCTCGAACATGAAACTGGCCAGCGGCATGGCGCCCGTCCAGCGCATGCGCGAGGCCGGCGTCACCGTCGGCATCGGGACCGACGGCGCGGCCTCGAACAACGACCTCTCGATGCTCGACGAGGCCCGCGACGCGGCCATGATCGGCAAACTGGCGGCCGAGGACGCCAGCGCCGTCCCCGCGGAGGCGGTCGTCGAGATGATGACGCAGGGCAGCGCGGACGCGATCGGGCTCGACACGGGTCGCCTCGAGGAAGGCTCGCCCGCCGATCTCGCAGTGATCGACCTCGAAAAGCCACATCTCACGCCGCGTCACGATCCCGTGAGTCACCTCGCCTACGCCGCGGCGGCTGCGGACGTCCGCCACACCGTCTGCGACGG
- a CDS encoding heavy metal translocating P-type ATPase, which translates to MSTRTAHLDIRGMSCANCSQTISDALESLDGVREATINFATDEGTVEYDPEAVSLAEIYAAIDEAGYEADRSSRSIGITDMSCANCAETNESALESVPGVIEAEVNYATDEASVAYNPADASPADLYGAIEDAGYTPVRDDTGEGDESDQDRRDAARQAEIRKQRRLTIFGAVLSAPFLFFLANRFLLGGSVLPETVFGVSFGWVEFLLATPVYVVLGREFLENSYTALAKNRTANMDVLIALGSSTAYVYSLVVLLGLLAGNLYFDTAAMILVFITLGNYLEARSKGQAGDALRKLLEMEAETATLVDDEGNEEEVPLEDVDVGDRMKVRPGEKVPTDGVVVDGQSAVDESMVTGESVPVEKEEGDEVIGSTINENGVLVVEATKVGEDTALQGIVQTVKEAQSRQPEIQNLADRISAYFVPAVILNATFWGLVWFLFPETLVGIVDVVPALGLVGGGPAALSTFEFAVVVFASAVLIACPCALGLATPAATMVGSTLGAQNGVLFKGGDVLERAKDVDTVVFDKTGTLTTGEMTLTDVVALEDEGEGARAAADGGETAADGGVVETRDTLDQDEVLRLAASAERDSEHPLAQAIVEGAEERGLELVDAEDFENVPGQGVRATVGGREVLVGNRRLLESGGVDPAPAEAAMERLEREGKTAMLVAVDGAVAGVVADADTVKESSADAVADLRERGLDVMLITGDNERTARAVAERVGIDPDNVRAGVLPEDKADALEDIQSSGRKAMMVGDGVNDAPALAVAHVGTAIGSGTDVAIEAADVTLMRDDPLDVVKAIRISEATLAKIKQNLVWALGYNTAMIPLASLGLLQPVLAAGAMALSSVSVLSNSLLFRRYTPDHDYELLGRLRR; encoded by the coding sequence ATGAGTACCCGGACCGCACACCTGGACATCCGGGGCATGAGCTGTGCGAACTGTTCGCAGACGATCAGCGATGCCCTGGAGTCCCTCGACGGCGTCCGCGAGGCGACCATCAATTTCGCCACCGACGAGGGGACCGTCGAGTACGACCCCGAAGCGGTATCGCTCGCCGAGATATACGCGGCGATCGACGAGGCCGGCTACGAGGCCGACCGCTCGAGCCGGTCGATCGGGATCACGGACATGTCCTGTGCGAACTGCGCCGAAACGAACGAGTCGGCCCTCGAGTCCGTCCCCGGCGTCATCGAGGCGGAGGTCAACTACGCGACCGACGAGGCGTCCGTCGCGTACAACCCGGCCGACGCCTCGCCCGCGGACCTCTACGGAGCGATCGAGGACGCCGGCTACACGCCCGTCCGCGACGATACGGGGGAGGGCGACGAGTCGGACCAGGACCGTCGCGACGCGGCCCGGCAGGCCGAGATCCGCAAGCAGCGCCGGCTGACGATCTTCGGCGCCGTGCTCTCGGCCCCGTTCCTGTTCTTCCTCGCCAACAGGTTCCTGCTCGGGGGCTCGGTCCTGCCCGAGACGGTCTTCGGCGTCTCCTTCGGCTGGGTCGAGTTCCTGCTCGCGACGCCGGTCTACGTCGTGCTCGGCCGTGAGTTCCTCGAGAACTCCTACACCGCGCTCGCGAAGAATCGGACCGCCAACATGGACGTGCTGATCGCGCTGGGCTCCTCGACGGCCTACGTCTACAGCCTCGTCGTCCTGCTGGGCCTGCTCGCGGGGAACCTCTACTTCGACACCGCCGCGATGATCCTCGTGTTCATCACGCTCGGCAACTACCTCGAGGCCCGCTCGAAGGGCCAGGCCGGCGACGCCCTGCGGAAACTGCTCGAGATGGAGGCCGAGACGGCCACGCTGGTCGACGACGAGGGCAACGAGGAGGAAGTGCCCCTCGAGGACGTCGACGTCGGCGACCGGATGAAGGTCCGGCCGGGCGAGAAGGTCCCGACCGACGGCGTCGTCGTGGACGGCCAATCGGCGGTCGACGAGTCGATGGTCACCGGCGAGTCCGTCCCCGTCGAGAAGGAGGAGGGCGACGAGGTAATCGGCTCGACGATCAACGAGAACGGCGTGCTGGTCGTCGAGGCGACCAAGGTCGGCGAGGACACGGCCCTGCAGGGGATCGTCCAGACCGTCAAGGAGGCCCAGTCCCGCCAGCCGGAGATTCAGAACCTCGCGGACCGCATCTCGGCGTACTTCGTCCCCGCGGTCATCCTCAACGCGACCTTCTGGGGGCTGGTCTGGTTCCTCTTCCCCGAGACGCTGGTCGGGATCGTCGACGTCGTTCCGGCGCTGGGACTAGTCGGCGGCGGCCCGGCCGCCCTCTCGACGTTCGAGTTCGCCGTCGTCGTCTTCGCCTCCGCAGTGCTGATCGCCTGTCCCTGCGCGCTCGGGCTGGCGACGCCCGCCGCGACGATGGTCGGCTCCACGCTGGGCGCGCAAAACGGCGTCCTGTTCAAGGGCGGCGACGTCTTAGAGCGCGCGAAGGACGTCGACACCGTCGTCTTCGACAAGACCGGGACGCTGACCACCGGCGAGATGACGCTGACCGACGTGGTCGCCCTCGAGGACGAGGGAGAGGGCGCCCGAGCGGCCGCTGACGGCGGCGAAACGGCGGCCGACGGCGGCGTAGTGGAAACCCGCGACACGCTCGACCAGGACGAGGTGCTCCGCCTCGCCGCCAGCGCCGAGCGCGACAGCGAACACCCGCTCGCGCAGGCCATCGTCGAGGGCGCGGAAGAGCGCGGCCTCGAACTGGTCGACGCCGAAGACTTCGAGAACGTCCCCGGGCAGGGCGTCCGGGCGACCGTCGGCGGCCGCGAGGTGCTGGTCGGCAACCGGCGGCTGCTCGAGAGCGGGGGCGTCGACCCCGCGCCCGCCGAAGCGGCGATGGAACGCCTCGAGCGCGAGGGGAAGACGGCGATGCTGGTCGCGGTCGACGGCGCGGTCGCGGGCGTGGTCGCGGACGCCGACACGGTCAAAGAGAGTTCGGCCGACGCGGTCGCCGACCTGCGCGAGCGCGGGCTGGACGTCATGCTGATCACCGGCGACAACGAGCGGACGGCCCGTGCGGTCGCCGAGCGGGTCGGGATCGACCCCGACAACGTCCGCGCCGGCGTGTTGCCCGAGGACAAGGCCGACGCCCTCGAGGACATCCAGTCGTCGGGTCGCAAGGCGATGATGGTCGGCGACGGGGTCAACGACGCGCCGGCCCTGGCGGTCGCCCACGTCGGCACCGCCATCGGCTCGGGGACCGACGTGGCCATCGAGGCCGCGGACGTGACCCTGATGCGCGACGATCCGCTCGACGTGGTGAAGGCGATCCGGATCTCGGAGGCCACGCTGGCGAAGATCAAGCAGAACCTCGTCTGGGCGCTGGGGTACAACACCGCGATGATCCCGCTGGCCTCGCTGGGGCTGCTCCAGCCGGTGCTCGCGGCCGGCGCGATGGCGCTGTCGTCGGTGTCGGTGCTCTCGAACAGCCTGCTGTTCCGGCGGTACACGCCCGATCACGACTACGAACTGCTCGGCCGACTGCGACGCTAG
- a CDS encoding stage II sporulation protein M → MSGSDDDRAGRTDATTDRGERPPSDRRDEPRTDRPPVDPQDDRERDASSPEPNRGGGTEPPDSPAGPGSRRNRVWAALLLSLAVVAVGTAGTIFVAHDAPTAAAGAAVLGVGLGAAGLVGRTIAPSLLGRLDDAWAEHRPYVWFSAALFALGIGIGVALYAAGVDLTELLLEVITEDLGEGELPGGGVDPGGGIPFEPTASFFIANNTPAFLFAIGGALTLGIATLLIMVFNGLLIGNVAAVLGAETGPLVILALIGPHGIFELPALFIAAGVGFRFVHRVGQRLVGSRDALFTKAYLLRTTVFVVFGWLLLVLAAFVEAYVTLLIADALVPM, encoded by the coding sequence ATGAGCGGGAGCGACGACGACCGGGCCGGGCGGACCGACGCGACGACCGACCGCGGCGAGCGGCCGCCGTCCGACCGCCGCGACGAACCGCGGACCGACCGGCCTCCCGTCGACCCGCAGGACGATCGGGAACGCGACGCCTCGAGTCCGGAGCCGAACCGCGGCGGCGGGACGGAGCCGCCCGACTCGCCTGCCGGTCCGGGCTCCCGGCGGAATCGGGTCTGGGCCGCGCTCCTGCTCTCGCTCGCGGTCGTCGCCGTCGGTACCGCGGGGACGATTTTCGTCGCTCACGACGCGCCGACGGCGGCCGCCGGCGCCGCCGTTCTCGGGGTCGGACTGGGCGCGGCCGGCCTCGTCGGCCGAACGATCGCCCCGTCGCTGCTCGGCCGCCTCGACGACGCGTGGGCAGAGCACCGGCCGTACGTCTGGTTCTCGGCGGCGCTGTTCGCCCTCGGGATCGGCATCGGCGTCGCGCTGTACGCCGCCGGCGTCGACCTGACCGAGCTGTTGCTCGAGGTGATCACGGAGGACCTCGGCGAGGGCGAACTGCCCGGAGGGGGCGTCGATCCCGGCGGTGGGATCCCGTTCGAGCCCACGGCGTCGTTTTTCATCGCGAACAACACGCCGGCGTTCCTGTTCGCGATCGGCGGCGCGCTCACGCTGGGGATCGCGACGCTGCTGATCATGGTCTTCAACGGGCTGCTCATCGGTAACGTCGCGGCCGTCCTCGGCGCCGAAACAGGTCCGCTGGTGATCCTCGCTCTGATCGGCCCGCACGGGATCTTCGAGCTTCCGGCGCTGTTTATCGCCGCCGGCGTGGGGTTCCGGTTCGTCCACCGGGTCGGCCAGCGCCTCGTCGGCTCCCGAGACGCGCTGTTCACGAAGGCGTATCTCCTGCGAACGACCGTGTTCGTCGTCTTCGGCTGGCTGCTGCTCGTCCTCGCCGCGTTCGTCGAGGCCTACGTGACCTTGCTCATCGCGGACGCGCTCGTCCCGATGTAG